A genomic window from Massilia sp. METH4 includes:
- a CDS encoding cupin domain-containing protein: MKKSAPLRLLGDITPAQFMRDYWHKKPLLIRQAIPGFKPLLPFDQLAELATKDYVESRLVTLTDGEWNMQHGPLHELPPRTQREWTMLVQGANLQDDGADALLRQFRFVPDARLDDLMVSFATDGGGVGPHFDSYDVFLLQAEGQRRWRIGPQKDLSLVEGLPLKILSKFKPTEEFVLEPGDMLYLPPHYAHDGVAIGDCQTYSIGFRSPSYQELGEAFLQFMADSIDLPGRYADPDLEPSGKPAEIPKDMLGRLADELNKMQFTEDDFAIFLGEYLSEPKHNVFFTGPEKPLPAGRFAQSAAKKGVKLSRKTQMLYRGKHVFINGESFAIGRADKAALEALANNRALEGGEVATASEDVMEALYAWYTDGWLELNK, translated from the coding sequence ATGAAAAAATCCGCTCCGCTCCGCCTTCTCGGCGACATTACGCCCGCGCAGTTCATGCGCGATTACTGGCACAAGAAACCCCTGCTGATCCGCCAGGCGATCCCCGGCTTCAAGCCCCTGCTGCCGTTCGACCAGCTGGCCGAGCTGGCCACCAAGGATTACGTGGAATCGCGCCTCGTCACGCTCACGGACGGCGAATGGAACATGCAGCACGGTCCGCTGCACGAGCTGCCGCCGCGCACCCAGCGCGAATGGACCATGCTGGTGCAGGGCGCGAACCTGCAGGACGACGGGGCCGATGCGCTGCTGCGCCAGTTCCGCTTCGTGCCCGACGCGCGGCTCGACGACCTGATGGTCAGCTTCGCCACCGACGGCGGCGGCGTGGGCCCGCACTTCGATTCCTACGATGTGTTCCTGCTGCAGGCCGAGGGGCAGCGCCGCTGGCGCATCGGCCCGCAGAAGGACCTGTCGCTGGTGGAAGGCCTGCCGCTGAAGATCCTCAGCAAGTTCAAGCCCACCGAGGAATTCGTGCTGGAACCGGGCGACATGCTGTACCTGCCGCCGCACTACGCGCACGACGGCGTGGCGATCGGCGATTGCCAGACGTATTCGATCGGCTTCCGCTCGCCTTCGTACCAGGAACTGGGCGAAGCCTTCCTGCAGTTCATGGCCGACTCGATCGACCTGCCCGGCCGCTATGCCGACCCGGACCTGGAACCGTCGGGCAAGCCGGCCGAGATCCCGAAGGACATGCTGGGCCGGCTGGCCGATGAACTGAACAAGATGCAGTTCACGGAAGACGACTTCGCCATCTTCCTGGGCGAGTACCTGTCCGAGCCGAAGCACAATGTGTTCTTCACCGGTCCGGAAAAACCGCTGCCCGCCGGCCGGTTTGCCCAGAGCGCCGCGAAGAAAGGCGTGAAGCTGTCGCGCAAGACGCAGATGCTGTACCGCGGCAAGCACGTGTTCATCAACGGCGAGTCGTTCGCCATCGGCCGCGCCGACAAGGCGGCCCTGGAAGCGCTGGCCAACAACCGCGCGCTCGAGGGCGGGGAAGTCGCCACCGCGTCGGAAGACGTGATGGAAGCGCTGTACGCCTGGTACACGGACGGCTGGCTCGAACTGAATAAATAG
- a CDS encoding peptidylprolyl isomerase, with the protein MKIAKNTVVTVQYKLSDAQNNLIEDGRQPMVYLHGGYENTLPKIEEELDGKEVGYENTIQIEPDDAFGDYDPNLVKVEPRSRLPEPLEVGMQFEGMPDGESDEEAMIFTVTDIAEDKVVLDGNHPLAGMALRFELKVLDVREATEEEIAHEHVHGAHGHHHGDEDDEGEAGDQFRTHPIH; encoded by the coding sequence ATGAAGATCGCGAAGAACACCGTCGTCACCGTGCAATATAAATTGTCCGACGCTCAGAACAACCTGATCGAGGACGGCCGCCAGCCGATGGTGTACCTGCACGGCGGGTATGAAAACACCCTGCCGAAGATCGAGGAAGAGCTGGACGGCAAGGAAGTCGGCTATGAAAACACCATCCAGATCGAACCCGATGATGCCTTCGGCGACTACGACCCGAACCTGGTGAAGGTGGAGCCGCGCTCGCGCCTGCCGGAGCCGCTGGAAGTGGGCATGCAGTTCGAAGGCATGCCCGATGGCGAAAGCGACGAGGAAGCGATGATCTTCACCGTGACCGACATCGCCGAAGACAAGGTCGTGCTGGACGGTAACCACCCGCTGGCCGGCATGGCGCTGCGCTTCGAACTGAAGGTGCTGGACGTGCGCGAAGCCACCGAGGAAGAGATCGCCCACGAACACGTGCACGGCGCCCACGGCCATCACCACGGCGACGAGGACGACGAAGGCGAGGCGGGCGACCAGTTCCGCACCCACCCGATCCACTGA
- a CDS encoding PEP-CTERM sorting domain-containing protein translates to MKKSALAFAASLLVAGTAQAAIVTVEYSVNVNWIAEEYLNPYYYEEVDNTYLPGFQTYLGDPVYGSFTYDDAAPVQPTSSGYAAPVISHSLTFFFSGTQVTLDNSSLAMSRDAAGDGLTLSGGGFITATDEPYFVVDFGFVAPPGTHVPNTLPTASDWQSYATDGSRPFRMSIHGFNQSFNVYLTGGPMSVHVSAVPEPATYGMLAGGLALVAMAARRGRSART, encoded by the coding sequence ATGAAGAAATCAGCGCTAGCGTTTGCAGCATCGTTGCTCGTTGCCGGCACCGCCCAGGCGGCCATCGTGACCGTCGAGTATTCGGTCAATGTCAACTGGATCGCCGAGGAGTACCTCAACCCCTACTATTACGAGGAAGTGGACAACACCTACCTGCCGGGATTCCAGACGTATCTCGGCGATCCGGTCTACGGCAGCTTTACCTACGACGACGCCGCGCCCGTGCAACCGACCAGTAGCGGCTACGCGGCGCCGGTCATCTCGCACTCGCTCACCTTCTTCTTCAGCGGCACGCAGGTAACCCTCGACAACTCTTCGCTCGCCATGTCGCGCGACGCCGCCGGCGATGGACTGACCCTGTCCGGCGGCGGCTTCATCACGGCCACCGACGAACCATACTTCGTGGTGGACTTCGGCTTTGTGGCGCCACCGGGCACGCACGTCCCGAATACCCTGCCGACGGCATCGGACTGGCAATCCTATGCGACGGACGGCTCGCGGCCATTCCGGATGAGCATCCACGGCTTCAACCAGAGCTTCAATGTCTACCTGACGGGCGGTCCGATGTCGGTGCACGTGTCGGCCGTGCCCGAGCCGGCCACGTACGGCATGCTGGCAGGCGGGCTGGCGCTGGTCGCCATGGCCGCGCGCCGCGGCCGTTCGGCCCGCACGTGA